A section of the Mesotoga sp. UBA6090 genome encodes:
- a CDS encoding segregation and condensation protein A, producing MEQLELVFSFPEFEGPLDLLVYLVRKHRVDIRLIPITVIADEFITHVNKMKSLDMVVTSDFLVMASTLMEMKSKALLPRISNNEAEVFDNQRKELYRRVEEYKAIKDLSKEFRVKLYDAYSYERATAKPMVDQERKEDLPDELTEAFKAILKETVLRERVYTIVSESINVEDRMMQIEQLYETIELHKFLMSLESRSEIIVSFLAVLELLKLNRYYLDTVEPLTLRRKVS from the coding sequence ATGGAGCAGCTTGAACTGGTCTTCAGTTTTCCCGAATTTGAAGGACCACTTGATCTACTGGTTTATCTAGTCAGGAAACACCGGGTAGATATTCGGTTGATCCCAATCACAGTGATTGCAGATGAGTTCATCACTCATGTCAACAAAATGAAATCACTTGATATGGTTGTGACTTCGGATTTCCTTGTTATGGCTTCAACCCTAATGGAGATGAAATCGAAGGCACTGCTTCCGAGAATCAGTAACAACGAGGCTGAGGTATTTGACAACCAGAGGAAGGAGCTTTACCGGAGAGTCGAGGAGTATAAGGCTATAAAGGACCTGTCTAAGGAATTCAGGGTAAAGTTGTACGATGCATACAGCTATGAAAGGGCAACCGCGAAGCCAATGGTAGATCAAGAAAGAAAGGAAGATCTTCCAGATGAATTGACGGAAGCGTTCAAGGCTATACTTAAAGAAACTGTGCTAAGAGAAAGGGTATACACAATAGTCTCGGAAAGCATAAACGTCGAAGATAGAATGATGCAGATCGAGCAACTTTATGAAACGATAGAGCTTCACAAATTCCTAATGAGTCTCGAAAGCAGATCAGAGATTATCGTTTCCTTTCTGGCAGTTCTTGAGTTGCTCAAACTGAACAGGTACTATCTTGACACCGTAGAACCCCTCACTCTCAGGAGGAAGGTTTCGTGA